From a region of the Arachis ipaensis cultivar K30076 chromosome B09, Araip1.1, whole genome shotgun sequence genome:
- the LOC107615797 gene encoding protein FAR1-RELATED SEQUENCE 5-like — protein sequence MSDYQVFGDVLAFDSTYRSNKYKKPLVVFSGLNRQKQTSILGFALLEDEEKPCVVVTNGDKAIRSAIVEVMSTATHRLCGWHLEKNCVQRVKDTEFRKVFKKALYANFEIDNFEEYWKTSVESLGLLDNGWVQSTYETRES from the exons ATGTCAGATTATCAAGTCTTTGGTGATGTCTTGGCATTCGATTCCACGTATCGTTCTAACAAGTACAAGAAGCCACTGGTGGTTTTCTCTGGTTTAAATCGCCAGAAACAGACATCCATATTAGGTTTTGCGCTACTAGAGGATGAAGAG AAGCCCTGTGTAGTGGTGACAAATGGAGACAAGGCAATACGTTCTGCAATTGTGGAGGTCATGTCGACCGCAACACATAGACTGTGCGGTTGGCACCTAGAGAAGAATTGCGTCCAAAGGGTGAAGGATACGGAATTTCGCAAGGTTTTTAAGAAAGCTCTGTATGCAAATTTCGAAATCGACAACTTTGAGGAGTATTGGAAGACATCGGTTGAGTCACTTGGCCTACTTGATAATGGCTGGGTTCAGAGCACATACGAAACCAGAGAAAGCTAG